The following are from one region of the Dreissena polymorpha isolate Duluth1 chromosome 2, UMN_Dpol_1.0, whole genome shotgun sequence genome:
- the LOC127867747 gene encoding uncharacterized protein LOC127867747 encodes MTSLQLFPKSDHVPKLPKEWGTGKYKEEEDVFVPKAPTWQYSGTPTDQFYRLTQLRLSNVRSNDELVPEPHEAAIGPIMINKSFPAEHPYSSHMPRTALFPRFDSEMDPKRGVAARGEKPISHEMPAKAYDVQIVHKTKGFGDRREIQSLPKNSEKDALEWNGEFGFNQLVKAHNGRQDFYPIPPKVVAPNLQSRGPEMKVGMRTATAMRNVERDQWQTTYDRQHTGLGPANPNKLDNFDDKTNFYHTTGITDDNIYPRSVNTLDPPRPLEGRIARTLVPRPPQMRTAAAANAPQNPNYIRKMTLSEREENRLLHGKQYASLPDDISEKDKVRWRELEKTAHAQSNLEILERHKGQPDTVPYQPAGPPGGPEAMYLQSTKSDQDKNFQEMEAQNRWKVLNAHGPGHDITALNNKMALATKTERPPTFYGHEGKYNEERSGLYKTSYSPERLAYSMNALNVSGPEIMNSMHSHIDALNLPTPLNHDMRDAFKYSRTFNYSSPNLAGDRRETHELMKQHLGLKEFQKSILQPSVKTARVKVQEGGTVLKESMTGDSYNTRKFLQEYEIGKFSRYEPTTVMSSDNQNLHKVRTASSTKSKNVKFSENVQVAQSLDSGLLRLSSAPTRGSPRMTPDATPLISSDPGPKPETQAVNTSQYTSVHAQYQPENDKNAKEEERKEDDDEFQPYIAYSDTLRKRPVTTDPSSEYRNEFSSKGTNFIPSNLQHSMSFDSAYKAQFPAYHIGYKHDARFQWEPGYGTPRPQTSLLKLQNKFEKTEVRKKFLSQFSESNPDLRENITRGKKHSFWGINGQLIHG; translated from the exons ATGACGTCCCTTCAGCTGTTCCCTAAAAGTGACCATGTGCCCAAGTTACCGAAGGAATGGGGAACTGGAAAATACAAAGAAGAAGAGGATGTGTTCGTCCCAAAGGCCCCGACGTGGCAATATAG TGGAACCCCGACTGATCAGTTCTACAGGCTGACCCAACTTCGTCTAAGCAATGTTCGCAGTAACGACGAACT GGTACCTGAACCACACGAAGCGGCAATTGG CCCAATCATGATCAACAAGTCGTTTCCTGCTGAGCACCCCTACTCCTCCCACATGCCTCGCACGGCCCTTTTCCCGCGCTTCGACAGTGAGATGGATCCTAAAAGGGGCGTGGCCGCACGTGGCGAAAAACCAATCAGCCACGAAATGCCTGCGAAAGCTTATGACGTCCAGATTGTTCATAAAACCAAAG GGTTCGGTGACAGAAGGGAAATACAGTCACTTCCGAAAAACTCCGAAAAGGATGCTTTAGAATGGAATGGGGAATTCGGATTTAATCAG CTTGTAAAGGCGCACAATGGCAGACAAGACTTTTACCCGATCCCGCCAAAAGTCGTTGCACCAAACCTTCAATCACGTGGACCGGAAATGAAAGTGGGCATGCGCACTGCCACGGCAATGCGCAATGTCGAGCGGGACCAATGGCAGACGACCTATGACCGACAGCACACGGGCCTTGGCCCAGCAAATCCGAACAAACTCGATAATTTTGATGACAAGACAAACTTTTATCATACCACTGGTATCACGGATGACAATATT TACCCTCGTTCCGTGAACACTCTGGACCCACCCCGACCCTTGGAGGGGCGGATAGCGCGGACCCTGGTTCCTAGGCCTCCACAAATGAGGACTGCAGCAGCAGCAAACGCGCCTCAGAATCCCAACTACATCAG gaAAATGACGTTAAGTGAACGCGAAGAGAATCGTCTTCTTCATGGCAAACAATACGCGAGCCTGCCAGACGACATTTCAGAGAAAGACAAAGTAAGATGGCGGGAACTAGAAAAAACTGCGCATGCGCAGTCCAACCTTGAAATACTCGAACGACACAAAGGACAACCGGATACGGTACCCTATCAACCAGCAG GTCCCCCAGGAGGGCCAGAAGCGATGTATTTGCAGTCCACGAAGAGCGACCAGGACAAAAACTTCCAAGAAATGGAGGCCCAGAACCGTTGGAAGGTCCTGAACGCGCACGGTCCGGGACATGACATCACGGCCCTCAATAACAAAATGGCACTCGCGACTAAGACTGAGCGGCCGCCGACGTTCTACGGGCACGAGGGGAAGTACAACGAAGAGCGCTCGGGCCTGTACAAGACCAGCTACTCGCCCGAACGACTAGCGTACAGTATGAACGCGCTGAACGTAAGCGGCCCGGAAATAATGAATTCCATGCATTCTCATATAGATGCGCTAAATCTGCCGACTCCGTTGAACCACGATATGCGGGACGCGTTCAAGTACAGTAGAACTTTTAATTACTCGTCGCCCAATCTGGCGGGTGACCGAAGGGAAACACATGAGTTGATGAAACAGCACCTAGGACTCAAGGAGTTTCAGAAGTCCATCCTTCAGCCCAGCGTTAAGACTGCACGTGTAAAGGTTCAAGAAGGCGGAACCGTCTTGAAGGAAAGCATGACTGGAGACAGTTATAACACGCGAAAGTTCTTGCAAGAGTACGAAATCGGGAAGTTTAGTAGATACGAACCAACAACGGTTATGTCGTCAGATAATCAAAACCTGCATAAAGTCCGTACTGCGAGCTCGACGAAATCGAAAAATGTCAAATTCTCCGAGAATGTACAAGTGGCGCAAAGCCTAGATAGCGGTCTATTGCGGCTCAGCAGCGCTCCGACCCGTGGTTCCCCGCGCATGACGCCGGATGCGACGCCGTTGATTTCCTCCGACCCCGGACCTAAGCCCGAAACCCAGGCTGTGAACACCTCACAATACACGAGCGTACATGCGCAGTACCAACCGGAAAACGATAAGAACGCCAAGGAAGAGGAACGCAAAGAAGATGATGACGAATTTCAA CCGTATATCGCCTATTCCGACACGCTCCGGAAACGGCCGGTGACGACCGATCCCAGTTCGGAATATCGGAATGAGTTCAGTAGCAAAGGCACCAACTTTATACCGTCCAATCTTCAACACTCAATGTCCTTCGATTCCGCCTACAAGGCCCAGTTTCCGGCTTATCATATAGGATACAAGCACGACGCGCGCTTCCAGTGGGAACCAGGCTACGGAACGCCTAGGCCGCAGACGAGTTTGTTGAAATTGCAGAACAAGTTCGAGAAAACTGAGGTTCGGAAGAAATTCCTGTCGCAGTTTAGTGAATCCAATCCGGACTTGCGAGAAAACATCACACGTGGTAAGAAACACAGTTTCTGGGGAATTAATGGACAACTTATTCACGGTTGA